Proteins encoded together in one Deinococcus aestuarii window:
- a CDS encoding GlsB/YeaQ/YmgE family stress response membrane protein, with translation MGWIITILVGALCGWLASLIMKTDAQQGAVANILIGIVGAFLAQFLFANLLGIGGAAAAGGGFSFWSIIWGVIGSVILIAVLKALKVLR, from the coding sequence TGCGCTGTGCGGCTGGCTCGCGAGCTTGATCATGAAGACGGACGCCCAGCAGGGTGCGGTCGCCAACATTCTGATCGGCATCGTGGGCGCGTTTCTGGCGCAGTTCCTTTTCGCCAACCTCCTCGGCATCGGCGGCGCGGCGGCGGCCGGCGGCGGCTTCTCCTTCTGGAGCATCATCTGGGGCGTGATCGGCAGCGTGATCCTGATCGCCGTTCTCAAGGCGCTCAAGGTTCTGCGATAA